From one Parambassis ranga chromosome 5, fParRan2.1, whole genome shotgun sequence genomic stretch:
- the cbfa2t2 gene encoding protein CBFA2T2 isoform X2, giving the protein MPGSPVDAKTHSRSAPSSSASSTMPPLPSVNPSGPRPASFSTTALTNGNHHSPPMLNAVPSPPQRYSNGPSSSSSSSLANQQLPATCGARQLSKLKRFLTTLQQFGNDISPEIGDSVRSLVLALVNSTVTIEEFHSRLQEATNFPLRPFVIPFLKANLPLLQRELLHCARAAKQTPAQYLSQHEHLLLSTTLASSPDSSELLMEPPEAVTKRHSPSRPKENGFHERPPVAMEPAAKRICTISPAPRHSPAHPLPLTAQLHPTPPPLQHYALDDIAVPHILHREHSQRVLEIRELKDRPRLPGTNGGYREEPVDHRLTDREWADEWRHLDHVLNCIVDMVEKTRRSVSVLRRCQESDREELNYWRRRSSEQEDPRKGGSGSAPFSKTHSPHTAESDSQRDFTPRPGSAYVTDEIWRKAEEAVNEVKRQAMDEVQKAVAEAEQKAFEMIATERAKMEKTLAEAKRKAQEDAIMVINEQEDSSECCWNCGRKASETCSGCNAARYCGSFCQHKDWERHHLICSPGLQAQPKPVTASRAAAAAAAAAAAAGVSPVGLTGVKAPDGAPSASSPSGEKASVTSRSSTPSTPATATETNGH; this is encoded by the exons ATGCCCGGTTCTCCTGTGGATGCTAAGACTCATTCCAGATCAGCCCCCAGCAGCAGCGCCAGCTCCACTATGCCACCCCTGCCTTCTGTCAACCCCAGCGGCCCCCGCCCGGCCTCCTTTTCCACCACAGCAT TGACAAACGGGAATCACCATTCCCCGCCGATGCTGAATGCCGTGCCGTCCCCGCCGCAGCGATACAGTAACggaccatcctcctcctcctcctcctcgctggcTAACCAGCAGCTGCCGGCCACCTGTGGGGCTCGCCAGCTGAGCAAGCTGAAGCGTTTCCTGACCACGCTGCAGCAGTTTGGCAACGACATTTCTCCTGAGATCGGAGACAGCGTCCGCAGCCTGGTCCTGGCCCTCGTG AATTCAACAGTTACAATTGAGGAGTTTCACTCACGGCTGCAGGAGGCCACCAACTTCCCCTTACGGCCGTTTGTTATTCCGTTTCTCAAG GCAAACCTTCCCCTGCTGCAGAGGGAGCTGCTTCACTGTGCACGTGCAGCCAAGCAGACCCCGGCTCAGTATCTGTCCCAGCACGAGCACCTCCTGCTCAGCACCACTTTGGCCTCCTCTCCAGACTCTTCCGAGTTGTTGATGGAGCCTCCCGAGGCGGTGACCAAGAGACACAGCCCCAGCAGGCCTAAAGAGAACGGCTTCCACGAACGTCCACCCGTTGCCATGGAGCCTGCCGCCAAAAGGATTTGCACCATCAGCCCCGCTCCCCGACACAGCCCTGCCCACCCACTGCCCCTCACCGCCCAGCTTCACCCGACCCCTCCGCCCTTGCAACACTACGCTCTGGATGACATCGCGGTTCCGCACATCCTTCACCGCGAGCACAGCCAACGTGTGCTGGAGATCCGAGAACTCAAGGACCGGCCGCGACTCCCTG GCACTAACGGGGGCTACCGTGAGGAGCCGGTGgaccacagactgacagacagagagtgggCTGATGAATGGAGGCATCTGGACCAT GTGCTGAACTGCATTGTGGACATGGTGGAGAAGACACGGAGGTCAGTGAGCGTGCTCAGACGGTGCCAGGAGTCCGACCGCGAGGAACTCAACTACTGGAGACGGCGTTCCAGTGAGCAGGAGGACCCGCGCAAAGGAGGCTCAGGCTCCGCCCCCTTCTCCAAGACGCACAGCCCTCACACGGCAGAGTCCG ACTCCCAGCGTGACTTCACTCCTCGGCCAGGATCAGCATACGTTACCGATGAAATCTGGAGGAAAGCTG AGGAAGCCGTGAACGAAGTGAAGCGTCAGGCCATGGACGAGGTTCAGAAAGCCGTAGCAGAGGCCGAGCAGAAGGCGTTCGAGATGATCGCCACAGAGAGGGCGAAGATGGAGAAGACTCTGGCTGAGGCGAAGAGGAAGGCGCAGGAGGACGCCATCATGGTCATCAATGAACAGGAGGATTCCAGTGAG TGTTGCTGGAACTGCGGCCGCAAAGCCAGCGAGACGTGCAGCGGCTGCAACGCCGCTCGCTACTGTGGGTCCTTCTGCCAGCACAAAGACTGGGAGAGACATCACCTCATCTGCAGCCCAGGACTTCAAGCTCAACCCAAACCGGTCACTGCAAGCagggcggcggcagcagcagcagcagcggcagcagctgcCGGGGTGTCTCCTGTTGGTCTGACTGGGGTCAAAGCTCCAGACGGTGCGCCTTCAGCCTCCAGTCCAAGTGGAGAGAAGGCTTCAGTCACATCTCGCTCCTCCACGCCCTCCACCCCTGCCACAGCCACTGAGACCAACGGACACTAG
- the cbfa2t2 gene encoding protein CBFA2T2 isoform X1, translated as MVGMPSASSYSREKKSPAMPGSPVDAKTHSRSAPSSSASSTMPPLPSVNPSGPRPASFSTTALTNGNHHSPPMLNAVPSPPQRYSNGPSSSSSSSLANQQLPATCGARQLSKLKRFLTTLQQFGNDISPEIGDSVRSLVLALVNSTVTIEEFHSRLQEATNFPLRPFVIPFLKANLPLLQRELLHCARAAKQTPAQYLSQHEHLLLSTTLASSPDSSELLMEPPEAVTKRHSPSRPKENGFHERPPVAMEPAAKRICTISPAPRHSPAHPLPLTAQLHPTPPPLQHYALDDIAVPHILHREHSQRVLEIRELKDRPRLPGTNGGYREEPVDHRLTDREWADEWRHLDHVLNCIVDMVEKTRRSVSVLRRCQESDREELNYWRRRSSEQEDPRKGGSGSAPFSKTHSPHTAESDSQRDFTPRPGSAYVTDEIWRKAEEAVNEVKRQAMDEVQKAVAEAEQKAFEMIATERAKMEKTLAEAKRKAQEDAIMVINEQEDSSECCWNCGRKASETCSGCNAARYCGSFCQHKDWERHHLICSPGLQAQPKPVTASRAAAAAAAAAAAAGVSPVGLTGVKAPDGAPSASSPSGEKASVTSRSSTPSTPATATETNGH; from the exons acaGTAGAGAGAAGAAGAGCCCTGCCATGCCCGGTTCTCCTGTGGATGCTAAGACTCATTCCAGATCAGCCCCCAGCAGCAGCGCCAGCTCCACTATGCCACCCCTGCCTTCTGTCAACCCCAGCGGCCCCCGCCCGGCCTCCTTTTCCACCACAGCAT TGACAAACGGGAATCACCATTCCCCGCCGATGCTGAATGCCGTGCCGTCCCCGCCGCAGCGATACAGTAACggaccatcctcctcctcctcctcctcgctggcTAACCAGCAGCTGCCGGCCACCTGTGGGGCTCGCCAGCTGAGCAAGCTGAAGCGTTTCCTGACCACGCTGCAGCAGTTTGGCAACGACATTTCTCCTGAGATCGGAGACAGCGTCCGCAGCCTGGTCCTGGCCCTCGTG AATTCAACAGTTACAATTGAGGAGTTTCACTCACGGCTGCAGGAGGCCACCAACTTCCCCTTACGGCCGTTTGTTATTCCGTTTCTCAAG GCAAACCTTCCCCTGCTGCAGAGGGAGCTGCTTCACTGTGCACGTGCAGCCAAGCAGACCCCGGCTCAGTATCTGTCCCAGCACGAGCACCTCCTGCTCAGCACCACTTTGGCCTCCTCTCCAGACTCTTCCGAGTTGTTGATGGAGCCTCCCGAGGCGGTGACCAAGAGACACAGCCCCAGCAGGCCTAAAGAGAACGGCTTCCACGAACGTCCACCCGTTGCCATGGAGCCTGCCGCCAAAAGGATTTGCACCATCAGCCCCGCTCCCCGACACAGCCCTGCCCACCCACTGCCCCTCACCGCCCAGCTTCACCCGACCCCTCCGCCCTTGCAACACTACGCTCTGGATGACATCGCGGTTCCGCACATCCTTCACCGCGAGCACAGCCAACGTGTGCTGGAGATCCGAGAACTCAAGGACCGGCCGCGACTCCCTG GCACTAACGGGGGCTACCGTGAGGAGCCGGTGgaccacagactgacagacagagagtgggCTGATGAATGGAGGCATCTGGACCAT GTGCTGAACTGCATTGTGGACATGGTGGAGAAGACACGGAGGTCAGTGAGCGTGCTCAGACGGTGCCAGGAGTCCGACCGCGAGGAACTCAACTACTGGAGACGGCGTTCCAGTGAGCAGGAGGACCCGCGCAAAGGAGGCTCAGGCTCCGCCCCCTTCTCCAAGACGCACAGCCCTCACACGGCAGAGTCCG ACTCCCAGCGTGACTTCACTCCTCGGCCAGGATCAGCATACGTTACCGATGAAATCTGGAGGAAAGCTG AGGAAGCCGTGAACGAAGTGAAGCGTCAGGCCATGGACGAGGTTCAGAAAGCCGTAGCAGAGGCCGAGCAGAAGGCGTTCGAGATGATCGCCACAGAGAGGGCGAAGATGGAGAAGACTCTGGCTGAGGCGAAGAGGAAGGCGCAGGAGGACGCCATCATGGTCATCAATGAACAGGAGGATTCCAGTGAG TGTTGCTGGAACTGCGGCCGCAAAGCCAGCGAGACGTGCAGCGGCTGCAACGCCGCTCGCTACTGTGGGTCCTTCTGCCAGCACAAAGACTGGGAGAGACATCACCTCATCTGCAGCCCAGGACTTCAAGCTCAACCCAAACCGGTCACTGCAAGCagggcggcggcagcagcagcagcagcggcagcagctgcCGGGGTGTCTCCTGTTGGTCTGACTGGGGTCAAAGCTCCAGACGGTGCGCCTTCAGCCTCCAGTCCAAGTGGAGAGAAGGCTTCAGTCACATCTCGCTCCTCCACGCCCTCCACCCCTGCCACAGCCACTGAGACCAACGGACACTAG